The DNA region TCCTATTCAACCTTACTCCAGGCGGAGTTTGCAATGCCATATTTATTACTAAGATATGCGGTGTGCTCTTAACACTCCTTTTCACCCTTACTTTTTTATTTTATTTATTATCAAAATAAATAATATATTTAAAGCGGTATTTTTTCTGTTGCACTGGTCGTAAGTATTTATACTTCCCAGAAATTATCTGGCGCCTTGCTCTATGGAGCCCGGACTTTCCTCTGTTTAATTTTATTAATCAGCGACTGTTTGATCAACTTTATTTATTAATAATAATATATTTTTTATTTTTTGTCATTCTTAATTTTATTAATAACATATTTATACAAGTTATTTTTATTTATTTTATGTATGGATGCAGTTAATTGTACTGATTGTTTCATTGGTAATTTAGTAGTTAATATTGATAATGTATTTAATACATGTGAAGAAAATGGATGAATATTTTTTTTTGTGTAACCTTGTAGTATGATTATTATTTCTCCTTTTTGTCTTAATTTATTTTTTTTTAACCACAATAATATATCTGTAGATTTACCATATTTAATTGTTTCCCATTTTTTTGTTATTTCTTTGATAAGAGTAATATTTTTATTAATTCCTAAAATTTTAACAATATCTTTGATACTTTGTAAAATACGATGACATGATTCATATAATATTGTAGTTCTAGTTTCTGTTTTTAATGTTTTTAGAAAATTTATTTTTATTGTTTTTTTTTTAGGTAAAAAACCTTCATAACAAAATTGATTACTTGGTAATCCTGATACACTTAATGCTGTAATAGCTGAACATGCTCCTGGAAGTGGTATAATTCGAATATTTTTTTTATGACATTGTTTAACTAATTGGTATCCAGGATCATTAATAATTGGTGTTCCCGCATTTGATACTAAAGCAATGTTTTTTTTTTTAATATAATAATAATTTTTTTAGTTTTTTCTTTTTCATTGTATTTACAAAATGATATCATAGAAGTATGAATGTTAAATGTTTTTAATAAAAATTTTGTATTTCTAGTATCTTCTGAAGCTATTAAATCTACATATTTTAAAGTATTAATTGCTCTAATAGTAATATCTTCTAAATTACCAATTGGAGTGGGAACGATATAAAGTGTTCCTGTATATTTATTTTTCATTGTATTATTTAATGATGTTATGTTAGTATTTAATAATATACATGTATATTATTAAGATATATTTTATTTTTAGATATTGTAATTATAATTTAAATAAAATATTGAATTTTATCTATTTGAACTATATGATACTAAATTGTAATATATTATATTAATAAAATAATTAATTATTTTTTATATTTAGTATCGTAAAAATTTTTAGTAAGTATGAACTGCTCATTGATAAATGATATTTCTATTTTTTATATTGATATATTATTAAAAATATTTATTTTAATTTGATAATATGTTATAACTGTAAATATAGTATGATTTATAATGAAGTTTATAATTTTATTACAAAGATATAAGACATCATTTTGTATATTTATATTATTATCTATAATATTTATTTTTAGTTATTATTAATTAAATATATTTTATAATTTTTAAGATGCGTATGATATTGTTAAATGTTTATAGGTATAGAATATTTATAGTTATGTAAATATTTTATATTTTATTAATTTTATATACGGTGTTAAAAAGATTTTAGTTGATATATTATGAATATTCATTAATATATTAAAAAAGATTATTATATAGGATAAAAAATGAATCAATTATCACAATTAAAACAATTTACAACAGTTGTTGCAGATAGCGGGAATATTAATATGATTCGTAAATATAAACCGAAAAATGCAACAACAAATCCATCTTTAATTTTACAAATCATTGATTTACCAGATTATAAAAAATTAATTATTGATTCTATTATATATGCAAAAAAAAAGGGAGGTTCTAGAAAAGAAAAAATTATTAATGCTAGTGATAAAGTATTAGTAAATATTGGTAAAGAAATTTTAAATTATATTCCCGGAACAGTTTCTAGTGAAATTGATGCTAGGTTATCGTTTAATCAGGATCTTTGTATTCAAAAAGCGCATAAAATTATTAATATGTATGAAGCAGAAGGTATTGATCGTTCAAAAGTATTAATTAAATTAGCTTCTACTTGGGAATGTGTTCAAGCAGCAAAAGAATTAAAAAAAAATAATATTAATTGTAATTTAACTTTATTATTTTCTCTTGCTCAAGCTAAAATATGTGCAGAATCTGAAGTATTTTTAATTTCTCCTTTTGTTGGTAGAATTTATGATTGGTATTATGAACGTCAATATTTTAAAAAATGTAATGTTAATGATGATCCTGGGGTGTTATCACTAAAAAAAATATATTCATATTATAAACAATATAATTATCAAACTATTATTATGGGTGCTAGCTTTCGTAATGTGCAACAAATTTTAGCTTTATCAGGTTGTGATTATTTAACTATTTCTCCTATATTTTTAGAAGAGTTACAAAATTCAACTGAAATAGTAAATAGAAATTTATTTCCAACAGAATGTATTTTAGAAAAACCTATTCCTTTAAGTGAATCCGATTTTAGATTACAGCATAATCAAGATTTAATGGCTGTAGAAAAATTATCACATGGAATTAATCAGTTTAGTCAAGATCAAGAAAAATTAGAAAAGATATTAGATTCTATGATATAAAAACATTTACTTATTTTTTTTATTATTAAAGGAGTTTTAATATGTGTTCACGTAAAAAATTAGCCAATGCTGTACGAATGTTAAGTATAGATGCTATACAAAGAGCAAAATCTGGACATCCAGGGGCGCCAATGGGTATGGCAGATATAATTGAAGTATTATGGAGAAGTTTTTTAAAACATAATCCTTGTAATCCTTATTGGGATAATCGTGATCGATTTATTTTATCTAATGGGCATGCATCAATGTTATTATATAGTGTATTACATTTAACAGGTTATGATATATCTATAGATGATATAAAAGATT from Buchnera aphidicola (Phyllaphis fagi) includes:
- the rsmI gene encoding 16S rRNA (cytidine(1402)-2'-O)-methyltransferase, coding for MKKKNIALVSNAGTPIINDPGYQLVKQCHKKNIRIIPLPGACSAITALSVSGLPSNQFCYEGFLPKKKTIKINFLKTLKTETRTTILYESCHRILQSIKDIVKILGINKNITLIKEITKKWETIKYGKSTDILLWLKKNKLRQKGEIIIILQGYTKKNIHPFSSHVLNTLSILTTKLPMKQSVQLTASIHKINKNNLYKYVINKIKNDKK
- a CDS encoding SAM-dependent methyltransferase, whose product is MKNKYTGTLYIVPTPIGNLEDITIRAINTLKYVDLIASEDTRNTKFLLKTFNIHTSMISFCKYNEKEKTKKIIIILKKKTLL
- the tal gene encoding transaldolase, which codes for MNQLSQLKQFTTVVADSGNINMIRKYKPKNATTNPSLILQIIDLPDYKKLIIDSIIYAKKKGGSRKEKIINASDKVLVNIGKEILNYIPGTVSSEIDARLSFNQDLCIQKAHKIINMYEAEGIDRSKVLIKLASTWECVQAAKELKKNNINCNLTLLFSLAQAKICAESEVFLISPFVGRIYDWYYERQYFKKCNVNDDPGVLSLKKIYSYYKQYNYQTIIMGASFRNVQQILALSGCDYLTISPIFLEELQNSTEIVNRNLFPTECILEKPIPLSESDFRLQHNQDLMAVEKLSHGINQFSQDQEKLEKILDSMI